The following proteins come from a genomic window of Bactrocera tryoni isolate S06 chromosome 1, CSIRO_BtryS06_freeze2, whole genome shotgun sequence:
- the LOC120766599 gene encoding uncharacterized protein CG1161 gives MFQQENMACSATVLGILCFSFSVLLSTADVTPQNTTNPVKADNNNIPAVKSALSSTLAPNILNSLVQATNSTPKCVCDGALLPRLSENGKVLEICPECKCQHEARNTTLIKVVVIIVIWIISILVIYMLFLICLDPLLNKRVKANYQEHTNEDDEASGTSPPLPSGMANQEMNSRANVLNRVGHQTDKWKRQVREQRRHIYDRRTMLN, from the exons ATGTTTCAACAAGAAAACATGGCTTGTAGTGCTACAGTATTAGGCATTTTATGCTTTTCCTTCAGCGTTTTG TTGTCTACGGCAGATGTAACTCCGCAAAATACCACCAATCCAGTTAAGGCTGATAACAACAATATTCCTGCTGTCAAAAGCGCATTGAGCAGCACTTTAGCACCAAACATATTAAATTCCTTAGTGCAAGCCACAAATTCAACGCCCAAATG TGTGTGTGATGGAGCTTTGTTACCTCGTCTAAGTGAAAATGGTAAAGTGCTGGAAATTTGTCCGGAATGTAAATGTCAGCATGAAGCAAGGAACACAACACTAATTAAG GTCGTTGTCATAATCGTGATTTGGATTATATCCATACTTGTGATATATATGCTATTTCTAATTTGCTTGGATCCACTACTCAACAAGCGTGTGAAGGCGAATTATCAGGAGCACACAAATGAAGAT GATGAAGCAAGCGGTACTTCCCCTCCATTGCCGTCCGGCATGGCTAATCAAGAAATGAACTCGCGCGCAAACGTTTTGAATCGTGTTGGTCATCAAACGGATAAGTGGAAGCGACAAGTGCGCGAACAACGTCGTCACATCTATGATCGACGTACAATGTTGAATTAA
- the LOC120775477 gene encoding stromal cell-derived factor 2: protein MNPNKLNLSLEIILSFIFCTFPVSFAGKTNFVTCGSIIKLLNSDYGSRLHSHDVKYGSGSGQQSVTGIELKEDVNSHWVIKAPTNKHCERGEPIQCGDIIRLEHLTTKKNLHSHHFPSPLSGEQEVSAYGDDGVGDTGDHWEVICSNDEWVRDAHVRLRHLDTGSYLGMSGRSFGRPISGQMEIVGFSSSQHGTRWTTAEGLFIVPKDKESHNEYAHTEL from the exons atgaACCCGAATAAATTGAATTTGTCGTTAGAAATAATcctttcatttatattttgcaCATTTCCCGTGTCTTTTG CGGGTAAAACCAATTTCGTGACATGCGGCTCAATAATAAAACTACTGAATTCAGATTATGGTTCCCGTTTGCATTCACATGATGTAAAATATGGTTCTGGTTCGGGCCAACAATCGGTGACAGGAATTGAGTTAAAAGAAGATGTGAACAGTCATTGGGTGATAAAGGCACCAACAAATAAGCATTGTGAACGTGGCGAACCTATACAATGTGGCGACATTATACGCTTAGAGCATTTAACTACCAAGAAGAATTTACATTCCCATCATTTTCCCTCACCCTTATCTGGTGAACAGGAAGTATCGGCCTATGGGGATGATGGTGTAGGTGACACCGGTGATCATTGGGAAGTAATTTGTTCCAATGATGAATGGGTACGTGATGCTCATGTGCGCTTGCGGCATTTAGACACAGGCAGTTATTTGGGAATGTCTGGACGTTCGTTTGGAAGACCAATTTCTGGCCAAATGGAGATTGTCGGTTTTAGCAGTTCTCAGCACGGCACCCGATGGACAACAGCAGAGGGTTTATTTATTGTACCAAAGGATAAAGAATCACACAATGAATATGCTCACACCGAACTTTAG